Proteins encoded by one window of Sinorhizobium arboris LMG 14919:
- a CDS encoding ABC transporter substrate-binding protein, which yields MRKFIAFALGTVASIVLSATAYAETFKIGLSNGWVGSEWRTQMIDEAKAAAAKWKEKGVDVEVSVQSANVDVPGQIAHIRNFIAEGVNAIIVNPNSPTAFDPIFAQAKEAGILVIATDAEVSSPDAIYVGIDQTAWGAAGAKWLAETLGGKGKVVAINGVAGHPANEMRVAGYKSVFKENPDIQVVNEVNANWDQAQGQQAMQNILATYPDINGVLVQDGMAAGAWKSIMDAGKTGQIAATGEIRKDFIDLWIKEKLNSGATVNPPGVMASALNVAVLMLQGKELKEPAKAGQYGNALYLPIPFIDSKNVAEAAKQIEGKPGYYSYTSSLSIEEAEALFK from the coding sequence ATGAGGAAATTCATCGCATTTGCGCTGGGCACCGTTGCTTCCATCGTCCTGTCTGCAACCGCATACGCCGAGACTTTCAAGATCGGTCTTTCCAACGGCTGGGTCGGCAGCGAGTGGCGCACCCAGATGATCGACGAAGCGAAGGCCGCGGCTGCGAAATGGAAGGAAAAGGGCGTCGATGTGGAGGTCTCGGTCCAGAGCGCCAATGTCGACGTGCCGGGCCAGATCGCGCATATTCGCAACTTCATCGCGGAAGGCGTGAATGCCATTATCGTCAACCCGAACAGCCCGACCGCTTTCGATCCGATCTTCGCCCAGGCCAAGGAAGCCGGCATACTGGTGATCGCCACCGACGCGGAAGTCTCTTCGCCGGATGCGATCTATGTCGGCATCGACCAGACCGCCTGGGGTGCGGCGGGCGCCAAGTGGCTGGCCGAGACGCTCGGCGGCAAGGGCAAGGTGGTCGCGATCAACGGTGTCGCCGGCCATCCGGCAAACGAAATGCGCGTGGCCGGTTACAAGAGTGTCTTCAAGGAAAATCCGGATATTCAGGTCGTCAACGAGGTCAACGCCAACTGGGACCAGGCGCAGGGCCAGCAGGCGATGCAGAACATTCTCGCAACCTATCCGGACATCAATGGCGTGCTGGTGCAGGACGGTATGGCGGCCGGCGCCTGGAAATCGATCATGGACGCCGGCAAGACCGGCCAGATCGCGGCAACCGGCGAAATCCGCAAGGACTTCATCGACCTCTGGATCAAGGAAAAGCTGAACTCGGGCGCGACCGTCAACCCGCCGGGCGTCATGGCCAGCGCGCTCAACGTCGCCGTTTTGATGCTGCAGGGTAAGGAACTGAAGGAGCCGGCAAAGGCCGGGCAGTACGGCAATGCGCTCTATCTGCCGATCCCCTTCATCGACTCGAAGAATGTTGCCGAGGCCGCAAAGCAAATAGAGGGAAAGCCCGGCTATTATTCCTATACGAGCTCGCTTTCGATCGAAGAGGCGGAAGCGCTTTTCAAGTGA
- a CDS encoding sugar ABC transporter ATP-binding protein, with translation MSKLKLSGVSKAYGATLALRRGDFEVMAGEVHVLMGSNGSGKSTLCKVIAGSVRPDSGRILVDDQPVTITGPRSARAHGIGIFYQELSLAAHRSVEENISLGRLPVKSGIFVDRAELRQRAARYIGLFDGVSGEGFAADTLVGNLRPDQRQLVEIMKALASEAPLLIFDEPTSALDRVQVERFFEILRDLKRRGRGIIFISHRMDEIRAIGDRVTIIRDGETITTLNLSDTDAATVIRLMVGGAGDMPASQSSVPAVIEGQGGAALTVRNLSGRGFRDVSFEVIRGEILGFGGLHGQGQSAVLRSIFGAGPVASGEILIGDGRFDASSPRDAIRRGCAYVSGDRARDGVISGRPIIENVTPIHYLRDRLMIARPGKLRARVAPALESMHTKFASLFHPISSLSGGNQQKVIIARWLIDRPDVLLLDDPTKGIDLSAKADLFALIRQLAAAGLGIVLYSSEDAELLGNANRILVFNGGSVSRELTGADRTRYNLYQAAYEAA, from the coding sequence ATGTCGAAGTTGAAACTGAGCGGCGTAAGCAAGGCTTACGGTGCGACCTTGGCGCTCCGCCGTGGCGATTTCGAGGTCATGGCCGGCGAGGTCCATGTCCTCATGGGTTCCAACGGCTCGGGGAAGAGCACGCTCTGCAAGGTCATTGCGGGCAGCGTGCGGCCCGATAGCGGCAGGATCCTGGTCGACGACCAGCCGGTGACGATCACCGGACCGCGCTCGGCGCGAGCTCACGGGATCGGCATCTTCTACCAGGAACTCAGCCTCGCGGCCCATCGCTCGGTCGAGGAGAACATCTCGCTGGGCAGGCTCCCGGTCAAATCCGGCATCTTCGTGGATCGGGCGGAGCTCCGGCAACGCGCTGCGCGCTATATCGGCCTGTTTGACGGCGTATCCGGTGAGGGGTTTGCCGCCGACACGCTCGTCGGCAACCTGCGGCCGGACCAGCGTCAGCTCGTAGAGATCATGAAAGCGCTGGCGAGCGAGGCGCCGCTCCTCATCTTCGACGAGCCCACCTCGGCTCTCGATCGCGTCCAGGTGGAGCGCTTCTTCGAGATCCTGCGCGATCTTAAGCGTCGCGGGCGCGGCATCATTTTCATTTCGCACCGCATGGACGAGATCAGGGCGATTGGCGACCGCGTCACCATCATCCGCGACGGCGAGACCATCACGACGCTCAACCTGAGCGACACCGACGCGGCAACCGTTATCCGGCTGATGGTCGGTGGTGCTGGCGACATGCCGGCCTCGCAATCGTCAGTGCCGGCGGTGATAGAGGGGCAGGGAGGCGCAGCGCTGACCGTGCGCAATCTTTCCGGCCGCGGCTTTCGCGACGTGAGCTTCGAGGTCATCAGGGGCGAGATCCTCGGTTTCGGCGGTCTGCACGGCCAGGGTCAGTCGGCGGTGCTCAGGTCGATCTTCGGCGCCGGCCCGGTTGCCTCCGGCGAAATCCTGATCGGCGACGGCCGCTTCGACGCCTCGAGCCCGCGCGACGCGATCCGGCGCGGCTGCGCCTACGTCTCCGGCGACCGCGCCCGCGACGGGGTCATTAGCGGCCGGCCGATCATCGAGAACGTCACGCCGATCCATTATCTGCGCGACCGGCTGATGATCGCGCGGCCGGGCAAGCTGCGCGCCAGGGTAGCGCCGGCGCTGGAAAGCATGCACACCAAATTTGCGAGTCTCTTCCACCCGATCAGTTCGCTTTCGGGCGGCAACCAGCAGAAAGTGATCATCGCCCGCTGGCTGATCGACCGGCCGGATGTGCTGCTGCTCGACGATCCGACCAAGGGCATCGACCTGTCGGCCAAGGCGGACCTTTTCGCGCTGATCCGGCAATTGGCGGCAGCAGGCCTCGGCATCGTCCTCTATTCCTCGGAGGATGCCGAACTGCTCGGCAATGCCAACCGCATCCTTGTCTTCAACGGCGGATCGGTCAGCCGCGAGCTCACCGGGGCGGACCGCACCCGCTACAATCTATATCAAGCCGCTTACGAGGCCGCGTGA
- a CDS encoding ABC transporter permease translates to MAETTTLPTCRHAGGIGRLLERYPFLPALAIAAALLLLNGLFSPNSLSFRALTGLLSTYMALILLAIAQTYVVYAGDIDLSAGAILSLVNVAIVVLMERWGGGAGAVILALAIGLLLGVACGVVNGFVVAALRLQAIVATFATSIFFTGLALYILPVAGTPAPALFWRTYGGRVFGLPFVFYILGALVVLLAVISRTRLVAQLLAVGDDQQAAYQTGLPVIATRIKGYVLCGLFSALAAFCITGDTASGDPLVGGKMTLYSIAAVVLGGTALSGGWGTVVGSLLGALTIGLINSVVFFMGTPSEWQNFAQGLAILLVLMAGVLAGRRARS, encoded by the coding sequence ATGGCAGAGACCACAACCCTCCCCACCTGCCGGCACGCGGGCGGAATCGGCAGGCTTCTGGAGCGCTATCCGTTCCTGCCCGCACTCGCCATCGCTGCCGCACTCCTGCTCCTGAACGGCCTTTTTTCGCCGAACAGCCTTTCCTTTCGGGCTCTGACCGGTCTGCTCAGCACCTATATGGCACTGATTCTGCTCGCCATCGCTCAGACCTACGTGGTCTATGCCGGCGACATCGATCTTTCGGCCGGGGCGATCCTCTCGCTCGTCAATGTTGCGATCGTGGTCCTGATGGAGCGTTGGGGAGGGGGCGCCGGGGCGGTAATCCTGGCGCTCGCAATAGGTCTCCTGCTTGGTGTCGCTTGCGGCGTAGTGAACGGCTTCGTCGTCGCGGCCCTGCGGCTGCAGGCAATCGTCGCAACCTTTGCGACCAGCATCTTCTTCACCGGGCTTGCGTTGTACATCCTGCCCGTTGCCGGCACGCCGGCGCCGGCGCTTTTCTGGCGCACCTATGGTGGTCGTGTTTTCGGCCTGCCTTTCGTCTTCTATATTCTGGGGGCCCTCGTCGTCCTCCTGGCCGTAATAAGCCGCACGAGGCTTGTCGCGCAACTGCTTGCCGTCGGCGACGACCAGCAGGCGGCCTACCAGACCGGGCTGCCAGTTATCGCGACCCGGATCAAGGGCTATGTTCTCTGCGGCCTTTTCTCGGCGCTCGCTGCCTTCTGCATTACCGGCGACACCGCAAGCGGCGACCCGCTGGTCGGCGGCAAGATGACGCTCTACAGCATTGCAGCGGTCGTGTTAGGCGGCACCGCGCTCTCCGGCGGATGGGGCACCGTCGTTGGCTCGCTGCTCGGCGCCCTGACGATAGGACTCATCAACTCCGTCGTCTTCTTCATGGGCACGCCGTCCGAGTGGCAGAACTTCGCGCAGGGCCTTGCGATCCTCCTCGTCCTGATGGCAGGCGTGCTTGCCGGCAGGAGGGCGCGTTCATGA